ATTTGTGTAGCCCGCCCACACTGGACTGGAAATCTAATGATAGGATTACGGGTTTGAGCTACCAGGGCCCGTCAAGAGAAgtgtaattttaattaatttattgataAGGGCCTTCGGTAATGCTGACCGACCTTgaactttgtagtccaggctggtcttgaactcctcatcttccttcctctATCTGCCAAACGCTAGTGTTATAGTCATAAACCACCCTGCCTGAagagtgtggttttttttttttttttaagttagagaAACTACTAGAAAagatgatttgatttttaaagttttctgattattttttcctAAGCATAATTTGTATCATCACTGAaactcaaaactttttttttttttcgaaattATTTCACTCAATTGGGAACTGCTTTTACACTTTTTACACTACTTGGAAGGAAAAGGCCCACAAAGACTGCATGTTAGTTAATCTGGTATCTGGATGCTAAAGATGATTGAAGTTTGGAAATTGAAACGTATACTCCAAAAGACATGATGATTTTAAACAGCCATAGCCAATTTAGAAACAAATATCAGTTctgtatctatacatacatatataaatatacacaatgtGGATTAAGGGTTCCAAATTTAGGTTCTTAAACTCTAGAATGGATTGTTTAAAGATAGGACTGGTAGCAcaggcttgtaatctcagcaactTAAAAGGATGGAAAGTTCAGGGCATCACTGAattctacagagtgaattcaaggccacccttgtCAACTTAGTGAGACATTCTCACAACATGAAAAAAAGACATAGGTTATAACTCCTTGTGGAGTGCTTATTTAGCTTGCGTGAGATCGTAAGTTCATCCTCTGTACCTCCAAAAAAAACAAGAGACTTACATTTTTAGATGATACTAACTTCAGACTCCTCCCATAAATTATTATGACAATACTTAGAATAAGTGATTATAAAATTTACAGTTTGACTGTAGTTGGGAAGGTCTTACTATCAAATGCTTGTATCAAAAGTTCTTTTCTGAAATTCCTCTCATGAAAGCacgtttgtttatatttttaaaaaatgtgtcctAATAATTGTATGCTTTACTCCTCAGATGTCTGACAGTGAAGTTGAAGCTAAGTTTTTGGGACCTGGAAAAGAACTAACAAGGGAACCATGCTCTAAAAAATTGAAATCAGCTGCAGGTGATGGTGTTTTCCCCCATCGAGGTGTTCCTGATGGTCACAGAAtccaagaaaaaaacagaaataataggGTCCCTGTGGCCACCATTAACTTCAGAAGACGTGTTTGTCCTCAAGAAGACAAAGCCAGTACAGATGTGTTAAAGCCTTTGCACAAGGAGATGCCCGGGAATAAACTAGGTGGTACTGAATCCAGTGGTTCACAAGCTTTGCATGATGGAAAGCCTTCACCACTGGCCAGGGATGATGAAATCTATAGCACAAGTAAAGCATTCATAGGCCCCATTTACAAAcccccagaaaaaaagaaatgccgTGAAAGGAAGAGTGAGATGGATACTTTCAATAGTATAGATAGCAGAAGAAGacaagaggaaaaacagaaatttaaCTCCAAAAAATTGGAGATAGACACGGAATTATCCCAGTTttacaaagaaattgaagaactggaaaatgaaaatgaagcttccCAAGGCAGTTGTAAGGAACCAGAACCTCCCCAGGAACAAATTATTCCTTATGACCCGGCCTGTAATGCCTTAAAATCTGAGGAAGAAAATAAGGATCTGAGTAATGTTTTTCAGTCACATTGTGGTTATCAAGAGTACTTGGAGGATGAACCAGACTacccctgtgatgaacagttgaTACCTACATTTTGTGaaacttcatttccttccttcagaCCTGAATGGCAGTCAGTACATCCTTTTGTCATACCCCATGATCCTCTTcccagttttaattattttaatattcaaagATTTGGTGCCCCACTACATCCACCACCAGATGTTTTCCATACGCAAGATGACTCTCAGATGCAGAATGGGTGTTATGTAGATAGTTATCAGGATAGCTGGAGCTGTTTGACTTTTGATCAGAATGATGAGTATGCTAACTATGATGTGACTAGCAATAATGTTCATCCCTTTAGAAATGGCTACAGTGTACAAGGTGAAAGTGTGAATAATGGTTTCTGTGAAATCAGAGAGTGCTGGCAAGATCCTTCCATTGACAAGCATAATGAAACAGACAAGTTTGTGAACCAGTGGTTTCAAGAGGAGAAGTTAAATAAATTGCAGAAATTACTTATTCTTTTGCGAGGCCTCCCTGGTTCTGGAAAAACAACATTGTCTCGGTAAGTAAAATATCCTGAGTAAATATTGATTaatgcttaaaaataaatgagttatCAGTAATAAATGCTTTTGGATTTCTAGTAAATCTTTTATATGCTATATTTGGGAGTGACATCCTTCTAGAAATACTTTAAGAGATGTATAATAATGGGGAAGGGAGAATTTGTAGATATTTAGTTTGTCTTAAGGGCTTTAAAAATAAGCTACagttaaaacagcaacaaaagcaaTGCTACTTAGCTAGCCTTTATAACTTCAAAAAAAGCTGGACTCTGTACTAGACACTCTGGGCTGTGGTACTTTTTCACTTTATGCTGTTGAGCAAGTTTGTGTTTTGCTGTCTTTAATAGGggaataagaaatatttattttcttaaaatttgaatAAAGATAACCTAAAGGAAATGAATATTGAGTGTATTAAGCATTATGTCATGTTCATACCTGAttaggagatatatatatgtgtgtgtgtatgtatatgtgtatatatacatatatatcttcatTCTGtgcgtatgggtgttttgtttcagtgtgcaaaaaaaaaaaaaaaaaaaaaaaaaaagcatcaaatctcctggaactggagttacaaacagttgttagccaccacatgggttctgggaattgaaccctggttcttaaccactgggccatctctccagccctttgagaTTGAATtactatagttttaaaaatttcatatttCTGGTTTACAATTTAAAGATAGTACAGCATATTTGTAACTGGAAAATAACTAAATTTTTTGCATTTATAAGATATATGCTAAGAAAGGTCTAAAAATGGTATCATTGGGTAAAAAGTGTCTGAAGAACTTATATTTACTTGTAATATggtctaaagaaataaaattcatttgtATGCTCTAAAAACTTTAATATggtctaaagaaaataaaattttggggggtgggggttctgtacctttctaatgctgtgaccctttaatgcagttccttgtAATGACTCCCAGCCATAACATTGTCTTTGTTATTACTGAATAactaattttgccactgttaagaaatgtaatataaatatctggaTTTTCCAGTGGTCTcagatgacccctgtgaaagggtcattcaacccctaAAGGGgttgggacccacaggttgagatccACTGCTTTAGACAAAAAACATTCAGTTTATAATACAGATTTTCAAGCTAGATTATAagctatttaatttttctttgtgttttgatttgtgttaTTTATGTGAAGATTttgtagaaaatatgaaattaagaCTCAGAAGAGTGAAGTTGTACAAAGAGACAATGTTCTAGATTTAGAATGTCAGAAAATAGTTGAGGTTTGGAAATTGGATGAAGTAAGTCTACTAGTTAGAAttgaatatagaaaaatataaggaAGTTAGGACAACAGATTGGAGAATGCTGAAATTAAGCTCAGTAGAATTTCAAGAACACTTAAATGTAGTGAGAGATTAGGTAGAGGTGATTATGTGTATATTTGCTTAGAGAAAAGGTGAACATTTAAGAGTGGAAAGATGGATGCATAGTAACAAGTGTTATTTGTATCACGATTTTCAACTTAGTACTTTGACATGGTGAGAtgagttatattttcattttataggaGCAAAGGCTAGAGGAAATAGTTAAGGTTATCAGAAGCTACTTACAATTAAAAACcaacactcccccccccaaaaaaaaccaatgaatttcccccattttattttttaaaggctttaaatttttatttatccatCTTCTACTATATTTGTGTATGTCTCAGTGGCCCTGCCTTCATTTTTAGTATCTACTATGTCTCTACTTCTATATGTGATTCTCATTTTAAGGAGCTTGgttaaagagattttaaaaaaaaaaaaaacccacccccctccccctccctctccccctccccctctcattCTCACAAACACACAATCGTGCTCGAGtttgcgtgcgcgcgcgcgcgcgcgcgcacacacacacacacacacacacacacacacacacacacacacacacacacacacacacactacctcttTAGATTGATATTGtttggacagccagagctacttaTTCAAGAGTGGGTTCCTACGTTTGTTCCAGACTACCTGAGGCGACCATACTAAGACACtgtctttggtttttcgagacagggtttgtcttaAAATAGATTCgttgttgatttttttgaggggggttatttgtttgtttgggtttatttttttgagatatggtctttctatgtagccctggctgtcctcaaactcactatgtagtctaaactggttcaaagtcacagagatctgcctgtttctgcatcccaagtgctgagattaaaggtgtgtgccaccacatctggcttgaCCCCTTCATGTTTAAATTACTAACCCTTGGATTGTTTGGCACTGAATGTAAAACCTCTTCTGATAAGAAATACTTTCATAGAGGCATTagcttttaaaacaaagtctgaagagaagaataaagaattgTTAGATTCAGAGCCCCGCTGATTTGGGAAAATCAGTGAGTCAGTGTGGTAGTGAGTCCCATTCCTAGTTTAGTCCTTATTTCACCATCTTCATACCTTTAGCACTGTTTGCTCCTGCTGGTGATACAGTGGCTTATTTAAAGGTCGTTTTAAATGCCTCCTGTTTGTTTCttcgttttgagacagtgtcttagtaTGGTAGCCTGAGGTAGTCTGGAACTTAATATGTAATGTAGTCCAGTGTGTCCTGGAATACACTGAAtaagtagctcaggctgtcctgaaactcatgcCTTATAGTGTTCTAACTTCCCAACTATTGGCATTGCAGATATAACACTAACTTTTTGAGGGTTTTATTTATCTTGTGTCCTTAGTAATTTCTAACTTTATATAGCTTTTACTAAACTTTTCTACTTTGTGTTCAATATCAGCTACACAAGATAGTATTATCTTTTCATTCATTGATGGTTAATCTAAGCCATTTTGGTTATAAGAAGGCAAGGGTTACTTGTTTCTGGAACTCTGCTACCTGCTTGTTAAAACTATTATTGCTTGATTTTGGGGGGTGCTTGGGGATAAATTATTGTTATCATTACTGATTACTACTATTCACTTGATCTTGAGGGGGGGAGTACTTAGGGATAGAACCTGAGCCTTGTGTACACCGTGCAAGCATGCTACCACTGAGCTTTATCCCTAgcccttggttttttgagatagggtcttccaAGAAATCTCAGGCTAGCTTGAAATTTGCCATGTAGAAATTTGTGGTagaggttggcctcaaacttaggaACCTCTTTAGTactgactgggattacaggtataaatCACTACACTTGGCTTGCTACTAGCTTTTAATGAAAGTATTAGGCTGACTTCTAAAACAGATGCTGACTTTCAATACTTAGGACTAAGCAAGAGAGAAACACATTTCTTATAACCTTTGTAGATATCGTAAAGTGGAGGTTGCTCTTCCAGGCTACCTAACAACACTTTGACAGGTTCATTTTAGGCACGGGATTCAAGGATATTTGAATAGAACTTTGTTACTATTATAGTTATCCTTAGGTAAACAGAGTGCTCTGACCCAGTATTTGGACATAGAACCATTTAAGGACCAAGCCT
This portion of the Arvicanthis niloticus isolate mArvNil1 chromosome 24, mArvNil1.pat.X, whole genome shotgun sequence genome encodes:
- the N4bp2l2 gene encoding NEDD4-binding protein 2-like 2 isoform X2 — translated: MSDSEVEAKFLGPGKELTREPCSKKLKSAAGDGVFPHRGVPDGHRIQEKNRNNRVPVATINFRRRVCPQEDKASTDVLKPLHKEMPGNKLGGTESSGSQALHDGKPSPLARDDEIYSTSKAFIGPIYKPPEKKKCRERKSEMDTFNSIDSRRRQEEKQKFNSKKLEIDTELSQFYKEIEELENENEASQGSCKEPEPPQEQIIPYDPACNALKSEEENKDLSNVFQSHCGYQEYLEDEPDYPCDEQLIPTFCETSFPSFRPEWQSVHPFVIPHDPLPSFNYFNIQRFGAPLHPPPDVFHTQDDSQMQNGCYVDSYQDSWSCLTFDQNDEYANYDVTSNNVHPFRNGYSVQGESVNNGFCEIRECWQDPSIDKHNETDKFVNQWFQEEKLNKLQKLLILLRGLPGSGKTTLSRILLGQSRDGIVFSTDDYFHHQDGYRYNVNQLGDAHDWNQNRAKQAIDQGRSPVIIDNTNTEAWEMKPYVEMEE